One segment of Stomatobaculum sp. F0698 DNA contains the following:
- a CDS encoding OmpA family protein, protein MKKTMLCAAVLALSVAATGCASGKKAESSAASTAAESSTATVETSAASTAAETKAAQADDADMKVPGYELGQIPEIPAVVLPELGIAENPAAKITLDKTKALSSVPGITVTAVKVENDQIQRGSTVMQLGSNGDGQYKDGNLTVQTDGNGEGQYIDKERGITIQRDEDGSGQYIDSKQGISLQVDDDGSGIYRDGRYGISLMVDDDGEGLYTNTQNGVTVTADDEEMSYRAGKVQITQNKDGSGSYHDYANMLTIKNDGKGKATVTKGTKSVTVDAAPLGTLPRLPRLGSVPAVPSLEANSLLITLDSGVLFDVDKYDIRPEAQETLNQLAKLLTEAGITAFEIDGHTDSNADDDYNQTLSENRANSVKAYLKAQGVSAEITTQGYGESRPVATNETVEGRQQNRRVEIIIPTV, encoded by the coding sequence ATGAAGAAAACAATGCTCTGCGCGGCGGTTTTGGCACTCAGCGTTGCGGCCACAGGCTGCGCATCCGGAAAAAAGGCAGAGAGCAGTGCGGCGAGCACGGCGGCCGAGAGCTCTACGGCGACTGTCGAGACAAGCGCGGCTTCGACTGCGGCCGAGACCAAGGCGGCACAGGCGGACGATGCGGACATGAAGGTGCCGGGCTATGAGCTCGGACAGATTCCGGAGATTCCGGCGGTTGTTTTGCCGGAACTCGGCATTGCGGAGAATCCGGCCGCTAAGATTACGCTCGATAAGACCAAGGCGCTGAGCTCGGTTCCCGGCATTACGGTCACGGCGGTCAAGGTGGAGAACGATCAGATTCAGCGCGGTTCCACGGTCATGCAGCTCGGCAGCAACGGTGACGGGCAGTATAAGGACGGAAATTTGACGGTGCAGACCGACGGAAACGGTGAGGGCCAGTACATTGACAAGGAGCGCGGCATCACGATTCAGCGCGACGAAGACGGCTCGGGTCAGTACATTGACAGTAAGCAGGGCATCTCCCTCCAGGTGGATGATGACGGCTCCGGAATTTACAGGGACGGACGTTACGGCATCTCACTGATGGTGGATGACGACGGCGAGGGACTGTACACAAACACGCAGAACGGAGTCACCGTCACCGCGGACGATGAGGAGATGAGCTACCGCGCGGGTAAGGTGCAGATTACACAGAACAAGGACGGCTCGGGCAGCTATCACGATTACGCGAATATGCTTACCATCAAGAACGATGGCAAGGGCAAGGCGACGGTCACCAAGGGAACAAAGAGCGTGACCGTGGATGCGGCGCCGCTCGGCACATTGCCGCGCCTCCCGCGGCTCGGCTCTGTTCCGGCCGTCCCGAGTCTTGAGGCAAACAGTCTCTTGATCACCCTGGATTCCGGCGTGCTCTTCGATGTGGACAAGTATGACATTCGCCCGGAGGCGCAGGAGACCCTCAATCAGCTTGCAAAGCTCCTCACGGAGGCAGGGATTACGGCCTTTGAGATTGACGGTCACACGGATTCCAATGCGGACGATGACTACAACCAAACGCTTTCGGAGAACCGCGCGAATTCGGTCAAGGCGTATTTGAAGGCGCAGGGCGTGAGCGCGGAGATTACGACCCAGGGCTACGGCGAGAGCCGTCCGGTCGCGACCAACGAGACCGTGGAGGGCAGACAGCAGAACCGCCGCGTGGAGATTATCATCCCGACGGTATAA
- a CDS encoding metal ABC transporter solute-binding protein, Zn/Mn family, which produces MKKFGQFLLVSALSAALLAGCGGSKKAESSAAGSSEAKTESTAASGQKLKVVTTIFPEYDWAKAVLGDKAENAELTLLLKSGVDLHSFQPSAEDIAKISEADLFIYVGGESDGWVDDALKEAKNKNMKVINLMEVLGDKAKEEEMKEGMQESEHEHEHSHGKEVSTFEDSEVKDRSLSDWKGEWQSAYPLAKSGVLDEAFKEKAEKTGKMTAEEYKAYYLKGYETDIAKINIDGDTISFTDESGKEVKSAYKYLGTYIQNWSTGTKAAMYRFEAEDKNSGAPIYVEINDHMIEPAEPEHFHIRFSNESFDAIKDPESYWPTFYPAAMTAEEVNDELAGHDHHEETEYDEHVWLSLKNAELYVNKIAEDLSALDAANAENYKKNAEAYNKQLSELDTQYADVVKNAANKYLLFGDRFPFRYLVDDYGLDYSAAFVGCSADTEASFETVRFLAEKVDEKKLNNILVIENSDQKIANTIQQNTQEKNQKILVLDSMQSVTEKNIADGETYLGVMQKNLEVLKQALQ; this is translated from the coding sequence ATGAAAAAGTTCGGACAGTTTCTTTTGGTCTCCGCGCTTTCGGCAGCATTATTGGCCGGCTGCGGCGGAAGCAAGAAGGCAGAGAGCAGTGCTGCGGGAAGTAGCGAGGCGAAGACAGAGAGTACGGCCGCAAGCGGTCAGAAGCTTAAGGTTGTCACAACCATTTTCCCGGAGTACGACTGGGCAAAGGCAGTGCTCGGTGACAAGGCGGAGAATGCGGAGCTCACCCTGCTCTTAAAGAGCGGCGTGGACCTGCACAGCTTCCAGCCGAGCGCAGAAGATATCGCGAAGATCAGCGAGGCGGATCTATTCATCTATGTTGGCGGCGAGTCCGACGGCTGGGTTGACGATGCGCTCAAAGAGGCGAAGAACAAGAACATGAAGGTCATCAACCTCATGGAAGTCCTCGGCGACAAGGCCAAGGAAGAGGAGATGAAGGAGGGCATGCAGGAGAGCGAGCATGAGCACGAGCACAGCCACGGCAAGGAGGTTTCGACCTTCGAGGACAGCGAGGTTAAGGACAGAAGTTTAAGTGACTGGAAGGGCGAGTGGCAGTCCGCTTACCCGCTCGCAAAGAGCGGCGTGCTCGACGAGGCATTTAAGGAGAAGGCCGAGAAGACCGGCAAGATGACGGCGGAAGAGTACAAGGCTTACTACCTGAAGGGCTATGAGACCGATATCGCGAAGATTAACATCGACGGCGATACGATCAGCTTTACGGATGAGAGCGGCAAGGAAGTGAAGTCCGCGTATAAGTACCTCGGCACCTACATCCAGAACTGGTCCACGGGCACCAAGGCTGCGATGTATCGCTTTGAGGCCGAGGATAAGAATTCCGGCGCGCCGATTTACGTTGAAATCAACGACCACATGATCGAGCCGGCGGAGCCGGAACATTTCCACATCCGCTTTAGCAACGAGAGCTTCGACGCAATCAAGGATCCCGAGAGCTACTGGCCGACCTTCTATCCGGCTGCGATGACGGCAGAGGAAGTGAACGATGAGCTCGCAGGCCACGATCACCACGAGGAGACCGAGTACGACGAGCACGTATGGCTCTCCCTGAAGAACGCAGAGCTCTATGTGAACAAGATTGCGGAGGATCTCTCCGCGCTGGATGCGGCAAACGCAGAGAACTACAAGAAGAACGCAGAGGCTTACAATAAGCAGCTCTCCGAGCTCGACACGCAGTATGCGGATGTCGTAAAGAACGCTGCGAATAAGTACCTGCTCTTCGGCGATCGCTTCCCGTTCCGCTATCTTGTGGACGACTACGGCCTTGACTACAGCGCGGCGTTTGTGGGCTGCTCCGCGGATACCGAGGCAAGCTTTGAGACCGTACGCTTCCTTGCGGAGAAGGTGGATGAGAAGAAGCTGAACAACATCCTTGTGATTGAGAACTCCGATCAGAAGATTGCAAACACGATTCAGCAGAACACGCAGGAGAAGAATCAGAAGATTCTGGTTCTCGACTCCATGCAGTCCGTGACCGAGAAGAACATTGCGGACGGCGAGACCTACCTAGGCGTGATGCAGAAGAACCTTGAGGTTCTGAAGCAGGCACTGCAGTAA
- a CDS encoding glutamine synthetase III family protein gives MEEKRETISIAELFGENVFSDRVMRERLPNAVYRRVKKSMTEGYELERDTADAVAQAMKAWAVENGATHYTHWFQPLSGVAAEKHDSFLSGVDSEGRALLEFSGKNLVRSETDASSFPSGGLRATFEARGYTVWDCTSPAFLRKEGDCVTLCIPTAFCAYAGEALDQKTPLLRSMEALNREAMRILKLFGVNDARWVKPSVGAEQEYFIIDREKYLKRKDLIYTGRTLFGSMPAKGQELDDHYFGVLRRRIAAFMRDVDLELWKLGVSAKTEHNEVAPGQHELAPIFEEANLAVDHNQLTMEILQKQAGRHGLECLLHEKPFAGVNGSGKHNNWSVATDTGLNLLNPGKRPHENQLFLLTLACVLAAVDTHADLLRLSAANVGNDHRLGADEAPPAIISCFLGTQLEDIVAQIIETGSASSSISGKSLETHVNTLPNLYADVTDRNRTSPFAFTGNKFEFRMVGSGDSIASANIVLNTILAEQFRLAADRLETAASVKDAAQDLIRELLTAHQRIVFNGNGYSEEWVQEAARRGLPNLKSSIDAIPAFTSKKAVELFSAFGIYSETELKSRSIVAYENYAKRINIEARAMINISGKQLIPAAIHYVTRLASSVNQVKSACPAADVSTQEDLLLRASELLSDMKRSREKLLSDTDLAASIQDPAARAAAYHTQIVADMRVLRESADALETVVDKDLWPLPSYGDLLFEVSEP, from the coding sequence ATGGAAGAAAAGCGTGAAACAATCAGTATCGCAGAACTTTTCGGTGAAAATGTATTCAGCGATCGCGTGATGCGGGAACGCCTTCCGAACGCTGTCTATCGGCGCGTCAAAAAGAGCATGACCGAAGGCTATGAACTGGAACGCGACACCGCGGATGCGGTTGCTCAAGCCATGAAAGCCTGGGCTGTCGAAAACGGGGCGACCCACTACACGCATTGGTTCCAGCCGCTCTCCGGCGTCGCCGCCGAGAAACACGACAGCTTTCTCTCCGGGGTAGATTCCGAGGGCCGCGCTCTGCTCGAATTCTCCGGAAAGAATTTGGTGCGCAGCGAAACCGATGCCTCCTCCTTCCCGTCCGGCGGCCTCCGCGCAACCTTTGAGGCACGCGGCTACACCGTTTGGGACTGCACCAGCCCCGCCTTTCTCCGAAAAGAAGGAGATTGTGTGACCCTCTGTATCCCGACCGCATTTTGCGCCTACGCGGGCGAGGCGCTCGATCAGAAGACGCCTCTGCTCCGCTCCATGGAAGCCTTAAACCGCGAGGCCATGCGCATTTTAAAACTCTTCGGCGTGAACGATGCTCGCTGGGTCAAACCCTCGGTCGGTGCCGAACAGGAATATTTCATTATAGACCGCGAGAAGTATTTAAAGCGCAAGGACTTAATCTACACCGGTCGCACCCTCTTCGGCAGCATGCCCGCAAAGGGGCAGGAGCTCGATGACCACTACTTCGGCGTACTGCGCCGCCGCATCGCCGCCTTTATGCGCGATGTGGACCTGGAACTCTGGAAGCTCGGGGTCAGCGCAAAGACCGAACACAACGAGGTTGCGCCCGGGCAACATGAGCTGGCTCCCATCTTTGAAGAGGCGAATCTCGCCGTGGATCACAATCAGCTGACCATGGAAATACTCCAGAAGCAGGCGGGGCGCCACGGACTCGAATGTCTCCTGCACGAGAAGCCCTTTGCCGGCGTCAACGGCTCCGGCAAGCACAACAACTGGTCCGTCGCGACCGATACCGGTTTAAATCTCCTGAATCCCGGCAAGCGCCCGCACGAGAATCAACTCTTTCTTCTGACTCTTGCCTGCGTACTTGCGGCCGTGGACACCCACGCGGATTTGCTGCGGCTCTCTGCGGCGAATGTCGGCAATGACCACCGCCTCGGCGCAGACGAGGCGCCGCCCGCCATCATCTCCTGTTTTCTCGGCACCCAGCTCGAGGACATTGTCGCGCAGATCATTGAGACCGGCAGCGCGAGCAGCTCGATTTCCGGAAAGAGCCTGGAGACCCATGTAAACACGCTCCCGAATCTCTATGCCGATGTGACCGACCGAAATCGCACCTCGCCCTTCGCCTTCACCGGCAATAAATTTGAGTTCCGCATGGTCGGCTCCGGCGACAGCATTGCAAGCGCCAACATTGTCCTGAATACGATACTTGCAGAACAGTTCCGCCTCGCGGCCGATCGGCTTGAGACAGCCGCTTCGGTCAAAGATGCCGCGCAGGACCTGATACGCGAGCTCCTTACTGCGCATCAGCGCATTGTCTTCAACGGAAACGGCTACTCCGAGGAATGGGTACAGGAAGCTGCGCGACGCGGTCTCCCGAACTTAAAATCCTCAATCGACGCAATTCCCGCCTTCACGAGCAAGAAGGCCGTGGAACTCTTTTCGGCCTTCGGCATTTATTCCGAGACCGAGTTAAAGAGCCGCAGCATTGTCGCCTATGAAAACTATGCAAAGCGCATTAACATCGAAGCGCGCGCCATGATTAATATCTCCGGAAAACAGCTGATTCCGGCGGCGATTCACTATGTGACCCGGCTTGCAAGTTCCGTTAACCAGGTGAAGAGCGCCTGTCCCGCAGCCGATGTGAGCACGCAGGAAGATTTGCTGCTCCGCGCGAGTGAGCTTCTCAGCGATATGAAGCGAAGCCGCGAGAAATTGCTGAGCGATACCGACCTCGCCGCTTCGATTCAGGATCCGGCGGCGCGTGCCGCGGCCTATCACACCCAAATTGTCGCGGACATGCGGGTGCTTCGCGAGAGCGCCGATGCGCTGGAGACCGTGGTCGACAAGGACCTCTGGCCGCTCCCGAGTTACGGAGATCTCCTGTTTGAAGTCAGCGAACCGTAA
- a CDS encoding S66 family peptidase translates to MRYPHFLPENGSIGFIAPSFGAATEPYRSAFLNARAKFEAMGYRCVTGPNAFVQEGVGISNTPEACASEVNDFFTRNDTDILISLGGGELMCTILDAVDFPAIATAPPKWFMGYSDNTNLNFLLPTLCDTAAIYAPNAPAFGMEPWHPALFDAFDLLCGKRSEFENYDRWQYTALRDEEHPLLPYHLDRETKLRCFQPDAAGEMRETAAPLTLRGRLLGGCLDILGGLAGTSFDRVEEFLERYPDEPILWFFESCDLNVFDMERVLWRLAHCGWFSRVGGFLIGRPLHFDEPLFGLDQYAAVLHRLKQYRIPIIMDADFGHLPPALPLINGAVATVERTGNRLQLRYEFR, encoded by the coding sequence ATGCGTTACCCCCATTTTTTACCCGAAAACGGAAGCATCGGCTTTATTGCCCCTTCCTTCGGCGCTGCCACGGAACCCTACCGCTCCGCCTTTCTGAATGCCCGCGCTAAATTCGAAGCCATGGGCTACCGCTGCGTGACCGGCCCGAATGCCTTTGTGCAAGAGGGCGTCGGCATCAGCAATACGCCGGAAGCCTGCGCTTCGGAGGTCAATGACTTTTTTACGCGGAACGATACGGACATTCTGATTTCCCTCGGCGGCGGTGAGCTCATGTGCACCATTCTGGATGCGGTCGATTTTCCCGCCATCGCGACCGCTCCCCCAAAGTGGTTCATGGGCTACTCGGACAATACGAATCTGAACTTCCTCTTGCCGACCCTCTGCGACACGGCAGCGATCTACGCCCCGAACGCGCCCGCCTTCGGCATGGAGCCCTGGCACCCGGCGCTTTTCGATGCCTTCGATTTACTCTGCGGCAAGCGCTCGGAATTTGAAAACTATGACCGCTGGCAGTACACCGCCCTCCGCGATGAAGAACACCCGCTGCTCCCCTATCACTTAGACCGCGAAACCAAGCTGCGCTGCTTTCAGCCGGACGCCGCGGGCGAAATGCGGGAGACCGCCGCTCCCCTCACGCTCCGCGGGCGCTTGCTTGGCGGCTGCCTCGATATCCTAGGCGGGCTCGCGGGAACCTCCTTTGACCGCGTGGAAGAATTTTTAGAGCGCTATCCGGATGAGCCCATACTCTGGTTCTTTGAGTCCTGCGACCTCAATGTCTTCGATATGGAGCGCGTCCTCTGGCGGCTCGCGCACTGCGGCTGGTTCTCCCGCGTCGGCGGCTTCCTGATCGGGCGCCCCTTGCACTTTGACGAGCCGCTCTTCGGTCTTGACCAGTACGCCGCTGTCCTTCATCGTCTTAAGCAGTACCGCATCCCCATCATCATGGATGCAGACTTCGGCCACCTGCCGCCCGCCCTTCCGCTTATCAACGGGGCAGTCGCGACCGTAGAACGGACCGGGAACCGCTTACAGCTCCGCTACGAGTTTCGCTGA
- a CDS encoding SF0329 family protein, with protein sequence MSWSGMRSKLENEYLAASLRGHIQYYATSYSKSPDHEGRAAIRFDGKEIIAGCYYNNWLKAELFPRDARYERRMKEEMAFTDDTAVQLGVFDQRSFYEAFSIFDNQSIEESLSSENMLVRIFAILDRRVGKRRLEKIRRGIEGEEKTFREFFAIRAAAEGLRAERGGEE encoded by the coding sequence GTGAGCTGGAGCGGCATGCGGAGCAAACTGGAAAACGAATATTTGGCGGCGTCTCTCCGCGGGCATATTCAATATTATGCGACGAGTTACAGTAAGAGTCCCGATCACGAGGGACGCGCGGCGATACGTTTTGACGGTAAGGAGATCATTGCGGGCTGCTATTACAACAACTGGCTGAAAGCCGAGCTCTTTCCGCGGGATGCGCGCTACGAGAGGCGGATGAAAGAGGAGATGGCTTTTACGGACGACACCGCGGTGCAGCTCGGGGTCTTTGATCAGCGGAGCTTTTACGAGGCGTTTTCAATCTTTGACAATCAGAGCATAGAAGAGAGCCTATCAAGCGAAAATATGCTGGTCCGCATTTTCGCGATTCTGGACCGCAGGGTAGGAAAACGGAGACTTGAAAAAATAAGGCGGGGAATCGAAGGGGAAGAAAAAACGTTTCGCGAATTTTTTGCGATACGGGCAGCTGCGGAGGGACTGCGCGCGGAGAGGGGAGGGGAGGAATGA
- a CDS encoding 2-hydroxycarboxylate transporter family protein, which translates to MKREMKRVAGLPLPLYLALLGLLFLALWRGVIPAGMPGGLFLLLVLGEGLNELGKNVPIVRTYFGGSVVCVLGGAALSALGLFPAGSMGLLDRFVQQEGFLIFYIAALITGSLFQIDRRLLFRASLRILPTAFAGVAAGTAVVVLLGLLQGFCPAESLLYIAIPMTSGGMTAGAVPLSGIYAEATGIPAGEILTRIAPATVLGNIVSILFGALSVQLSRSFPKISGGGQLLRGETAEKSLETPRIDFSKLLAGLLLSLAFYMGGALLHGFVPALPAYAGMILCIMAAKGFSVLPTEMEEAAAVWGQFVIRAFTAAALTGIGIVLLNLNRLAAVLTLPYLLTVVLGVLAITLTAGFVGSRLMGFYPLEASIAAGMCTTNMGGSGNVAVLSAADRMALLPFAQIVTRSIGALMLTLGGILVGLLTG; encoded by the coding sequence ATGAAGAGAGAGATGAAACGGGTCGCGGGACTTCCGCTGCCGCTTTACCTAGCCTTGCTCGGGCTGCTCTTTCTCGCGCTGTGGCGCGGTGTGATTCCGGCGGGTATGCCGGGCGGCCTGTTTTTACTCTTGGTGCTCGGTGAGGGCTTAAACGAACTCGGAAAGAACGTGCCGATTGTGAGGACTTATTTCGGCGGCTCCGTGGTCTGCGTGCTCGGCGGTGCGGCGCTTTCTGCGCTCGGGCTCTTTCCCGCGGGCAGTATGGGCTTACTCGATCGCTTTGTTCAGCAAGAGGGCTTCTTGATTTTTTACATTGCGGCGCTGATTACGGGCAGTCTCTTTCAAATCGACCGGCGGCTTTTGTTTCGCGCCTCGCTCCGCATTCTGCCGACCGCGTTTGCGGGCGTCGCGGCGGGCACGGCGGTGGTTGTGCTGCTCGGGCTTTTGCAGGGCTTCTGCCCCGCTGAGAGCCTGCTCTATATCGCGATTCCCATGACTTCCGGCGGCATGACCGCGGGCGCGGTGCCGCTCTCCGGGATTTATGCCGAGGCGACCGGAATTCCGGCGGGCGAGATTTTAACGCGAATTGCGCCGGCTACGGTGCTCGGGAATATTGTGTCCATCCTCTTCGGGGCGCTCTCGGTGCAGCTGTCTCGAAGTTTTCCGAAAATCAGCGGCGGCGGGCAGCTGCTTCGCGGCGAGACGGCCGAAAAAAGCTTGGAAACACCGCGCATCGACTTTTCCAAGCTGCTCGCGGGGCTTCTGCTTTCGCTCGCCTTCTACATGGGCGGAGCGCTGTTGCACGGCTTTGTCCCGGCTCTCCCCGCCTATGCCGGCATGATACTCTGCATTATGGCGGCAAAGGGCTTTTCTGTCCTGCCGACGGAGATGGAAGAGGCAGCAGCGGTCTGGGGGCAGTTTGTGATACGCGCCTTTACGGCGGCAGCCCTCACGGGAATCGGCATTGTGCTTCTCAATTTAAACCGACTCGCGGCTGTGCTGACGCTTCCGTATCTCCTGACCGTTGTGCTCGGCGTACTCGCAATTACTCTGACCGCGGGCTTTGTGGGCAGCAGGCTTATGGGCTTTTATCCGCTCGAGGCTTCGATTGCGGCGGGCATGTGTACGACCAATATGGGAGGCTCCGGCAACGTGGCCGTGCTCTCGGCGGCGGACCGCATGGCGCTCCTGCCCTTTGCGCAAATTGTGACCCGGAGCATAGGTGCGCTTATGCTGACGCTCGGCGGCATTTTGGTGGGACTGCTTACGGGCTGA
- a CDS encoding SemiSWEET family transporter: MKQKINTAIGSVGAFLGVFVFVAYIPQILANLHGVKGQPYQPLFAAVSCLIWVLYGFTKEPKRDVILMIPNSVGVVLGLATFLTSL, from the coding sequence ATTAAGCAGAAAATTAATACGGCAATCGGCAGTGTAGGAGCGTTTCTCGGTGTGTTTGTTTTCGTCGCCTATATTCCGCAAATCCTTGCGAATTTGCACGGCGTCAAGGGACAGCCGTATCAGCCGCTCTTTGCGGCGGTTTCATGCTTAATCTGGGTGCTCTACGGGTTTACCAAAGAGCCGAAGCGAGATGTGATTTTGATGATTCCGAATTCGGTCGGTGTTGTTTTGGGTCTGGCAACTTTCCTGACCTCGCTCTGA
- a CDS encoding SPL family radical SAM protein: protein MCSILSCDAKLASSRFRESDGELEAKINAPDLLEVTLRRKQSRCMIMVGSASEPYPKEEEELLLMRRSLEVIDRFEFGVSLRTKSIRLLRDLDVLKSIQRKTRCVVEVMLTTADEALSARLEPAESTVAERRQLLKALRDAGIPTVVTLGPVLPYLTDSLENLQALLADCVDAKVYGVLLNGFGVTLRAGASAYFFSCLRELSPELPEAYEALLPPGKAGKNASFLSPNAEALAEFFETSTAACGLVTDPEDLFAFRHAFQDRRGGQQLSLFDFYDL from the coding sequence GTGTGCAGTATCCTGTCCTGCGATGCAAAGCTTGCATCGAGCCGCTTTCGGGAGTCGGACGGGGAGCTTGAGGCAAAAATCAATGCCCCCGATCTCCTTGAGGTGACGCTTCGGCGAAAACAGAGCCGCTGTATGATTATGGTGGGTTCCGCGAGCGAGCCCTACCCGAAAGAAGAAGAGGAATTGCTCCTTATGCGCCGTTCCCTCGAAGTGATAGACCGCTTCGAGTTCGGCGTCTCACTTAGAACCAAGTCGATACGCTTGCTTCGAGATCTGGATGTGCTTAAGAGCATCCAGAGAAAAACGCGCTGCGTGGTCGAGGTCATGCTGACCACGGCGGATGAGGCTCTTTCCGCACGGCTTGAACCCGCGGAGAGCACGGTCGCAGAGCGGCGGCAGCTGCTGAAGGCGCTCCGTGATGCCGGGATTCCGACTGTCGTTACACTGGGACCGGTGTTGCCGTATTTGACGGACAGCCTTGAAAACCTGCAGGCGCTACTCGCGGATTGTGTGGACGCTAAGGTCTACGGCGTCCTTCTGAACGGCTTTGGGGTAACACTCCGCGCCGGTGCTTCGGCCTACTTTTTCTCCTGTCTCCGGGAACTGTCGCCGGAGCTGCCGGAAGCTTACGAAGCGCTCTTGCCGCCCGGGAAAGCAGGCAAGAACGCAAGTTTTCTCTCGCCGAATGCAGAGGCGCTCGCGGAATTTTTCGAGACGAGTACGGCGGCCTGCGGTCTCGTGACGGATCCGGAGGATTTGTTTGCGTTCCGCCATGCGTTTCAAGACAGACGCGGCGGGCAACAGCTCTCACTCTTCGATTTTTACGATCTCTGA
- the ymfI gene encoding elongation factor P 5-aminopentanone reductase: MTEPYSPIEEATRKTRPLALVTGASRGIGRAIAVALAEAGYDLFLIARKEAEKLKDTAERCRSLGAVVELRCADISCSKACEDIFAAPDDLLGRLKLLVANAGISKLGLLQDMTPDDWDAMLRTDLSSCFYLSRLAIPRMLHAGGGKLIFISSVWGSRGASCEVAYSAAKGGVNAFTKALAKELAPSNIQVNAIAPGAIDTDMNAWLTEEERAVLEEEIPAGRMGLPEEVAALVCQIAAAPAYLTGNILTLSGGWEI; encoded by the coding sequence ATGACGGAACCGTATTCCCCGATTGAAGAAGCAACAAGAAAAACCCGCCCGCTTGCTCTGGTGACCGGCGCTTCCCGCGGCATAGGCCGTGCAATCGCCGTTGCCCTCGCGGAAGCGGGCTATGACTTATTTCTGATTGCCAGAAAGGAAGCGGAAAAACTGAAGGACACCGCAGAGCGCTGCCGCAGCCTCGGTGCCGTTGTCGAGCTCCGCTGCGCGGACATCAGCTGCAGCAAAGCCTGCGAGGACATCTTTGCGGCTCCGGACGACCTCCTCGGCCGTCTAAAACTCCTCGTCGCAAACGCCGGCATCTCAAAGCTCGGCCTGCTTCAGGATATGACGCCCGACGACTGGGATGCCATGCTGCGCACCGATTTAAGTTCCTGCTTCTATCTGTCGCGGCTTGCCATTCCGCGTATGCTGCACGCCGGCGGCGGCAAACTAATCTTCATCTCTTCGGTCTGGGGCAGCCGCGGTGCCTCCTGTGAGGTCGCCTATTCGGCGGCCAAGGGCGGCGTCAATGCCTTCACGAAGGCGCTCGCCAAGGAGCTGGCCCCCTCCAACATCCAGGTCAATGCGATAGCCCCCGGCGCAATCGATACCGACATGAACGCCTGGCTTACGGAAGAGGAGCGCGCCGTGCTCGAAGAAGAAATTCCGGCGGGACGCATGGGGCTTCCGGAAGAAGTCGCCGCGCTTGTCTGCCAAATTGCCGCAGCCCCCGCATATCTCACCGGCAACATTCTGACCCTCTCGGGCGGCTGGGAAATTTAA
- the trxB gene encoding thioredoxin-disulfide reductase, whose product MSRIYDMIIIGSGPAGLAAAVYGQRAKLDLIVIEKQMISGGQILNTTEVDNYPGLPGIGGFELGQKFREHAEKLGAPFVTDEVSEVRINEDGTKTVVGSEESYTAKTLVIASGAEHSLLGVPGEKELTGSGVSYCATCDGNFYRNKVTAVVGGGDVALGDALYLARLCQKVYLIHRRDSFRGAKILEDKVRATENIELVLDSTVEEIRGEGQLKSILVKNKKSGAESELAIDGLFIAVGIVPESKNFPFLATDERGYVLGDESCETNVPGVYAAGDVRKKQLRQVITAVADGANAVESAVRYLTEQ is encoded by the coding sequence ATGAGTCGTATTTATGACATGATTATTATAGGTTCGGGACCGGCCGGTCTTGCCGCGGCGGTTTACGGCCAGAGAGCCAAGTTGGATTTAATTGTCATCGAAAAGCAGATGATCAGCGGCGGTCAGATTCTCAATACGACCGAGGTCGATAACTATCCCGGGCTCCCGGGCATCGGCGGTTTTGAGCTCGGGCAAAAGTTCCGCGAGCATGCGGAGAAGCTCGGCGCACCCTTTGTGACGGATGAAGTATCGGAGGTCCGCATCAACGAGGACGGCACCAAGACCGTGGTCGGCAGCGAAGAGAGCTATACCGCAAAGACCCTTGTGATTGCAAGCGGCGCGGAGCACTCCCTGCTCGGCGTTCCGGGCGAGAAAGAGCTGACCGGCAGCGGCGTCTCCTACTGCGCAACCTGCGATGGCAATTTTTACCGGAATAAGGTGACGGCCGTGGTCGGCGGCGGCGATGTGGCGCTCGGCGATGCGCTTTATCTTGCGAGACTCTGTCAGAAAGTATACCTGATTCACCGTCGGGACAGCTTTCGCGGTGCGAAAATTCTGGAAGATAAGGTCAGAGCAACAGAGAACATCGAGTTGGTGCTCGATTCGACGGTCGAAGAAATACGCGGTGAGGGGCAGTTAAAGTCCATCCTCGTGAAGAACAAAAAGAGCGGCGCGGAGAGTGAACTCGCAATCGACGGTCTCTTTATCGCGGTCGGCATCGTCCCCGAATCGAAAAATTTCCCCTTCCTTGCGACGGATGAGAGGGGCTATGTGCTCGGCGACGAGAGCTGCGAGACCAATGTGCCCGGCGTCTATGCGGCGGGCGATGTGCGGAAGAAGCAGCTGCGCCAGGTCATCACCGCGGTGGCGGACGGCGCGAATGCCGTGGAGAGCGCGGTGCGCTATCTGACCGAACAATGA